A portion of the Acidobacteriaceae bacterium genome contains these proteins:
- a CDS encoding carboxypeptidase regulatory-like domain-containing protein codes for MSFGRKSNIASLVPSLVLSALLLVVCFGQTSAAYAQGQNTGTVAGNVLDVSGSVVRGASITLTESSLGRVVQVTTNAKGEYLFTQVPVGNYTLKVTAPTFESFIVNGIHVDAETNVREDARLTNGNVEATVTVEAAGTTIDTRSATIGTMLDRNLVESLPIDGENLVSLAALLPGVTNVNAPTTFTSDTGGPTYSVSGSRGNQNLFLFDGLIWNNVFYNTGLNYPPRLASEEVSVLLNNYKAQYGRNSGSIFNVLSRRGSNQFHGSVWEYYQNSYFNATDYITQLNPHLISNQFGATLGGPILRDKAFFFVSYGALRLVDGFIANSYPPTIQELGFDAPGVPHICSASAPTEFQGKQCATFVQDFAGSTLATAGLMRNPVAPANGGTAAITSLNTSYRIANPTTTGNSPCVTDLQNYYNRQTTSSTQRYLPTLEYPVECFDQVAMNFINRFLPVQQSTTVSPGVVPVAHLTAPQPKNDQNGLARVDLNLGRHTVDARFYVTNVNDITSNSVSNGVGIPTASQDRNIAGIYSGNIGDTWVLSANLLNVFRAGYKRYTYIIVPQTRTTLADLGGSYTQPGPSFLPLFEATNRFTVGSTNTPDSNTVTANLELDDSMSWQHGNHNVMFGGQFLQSNYLHRFYTEPKFVSEQQNTGVAISDFASGLLYTATVGNLTNLAASQPAMYLYAQDDWRATSRLTLNLGVRYELPFSWKESDGQGTTFIPGYQSQVFSAAPAGVAYQGDPQIGSPEPATKYHAIAPRIGFSYDVYGNGSFAIRGGFGLFYDTINANVVGVGQPFHYSAFYQSPAGGLSQPLQGQPAIPNDYYKGQTPQFVLPYTINYADRHITIPYTEAANIGFQKRLFKGSTLEMNYVGKFGRHQLVAYDQNPAIYDCSGPYYMVSSIYCPASSTDATASYTARVKYPGYNYGGQGIVDVASIGASSYSGLQIIYSQRAVKGINTYVSYSYSRSLDISSNSATNIARIPQPNHLELEYAASDYNATHIFNAGWTWKLPKTRRNGFTGTLLNGWAWGGIFNARTGYPINVTVSGDRSYTNERTQRPSLVPGQNPYLPNNRSRASKAAQWFNTAAFVSPVGGTFSNLRRNALIGPGYINTNMNAQKFFNFAHGRSIELRVDSFNVFNHPNLATPYASLASSSSNLATNVFGAVNSTVGTNNALGSNGRRLQFGFIARY; via the coding sequence ATGAGTTTCGGTCGCAAATCGAATATTGCTTCACTCGTCCCTTCACTCGTCCTTAGCGCGCTTCTGCTGGTCGTCTGCTTTGGTCAGACCAGCGCCGCCTACGCGCAAGGGCAGAACACAGGTACCGTCGCGGGCAACGTGCTGGATGTAAGCGGCAGCGTCGTTCGCGGCGCCAGCATCACGCTCACTGAGTCGTCCCTCGGTCGCGTCGTCCAGGTCACCACCAACGCCAAAGGCGAGTACCTCTTCACGCAGGTTCCCGTTGGCAACTACACGTTGAAGGTCACCGCGCCCACCTTTGAAAGCTTCATCGTCAACGGCATCCATGTAGACGCTGAGACCAACGTTCGCGAAGACGCTCGCCTCACCAACGGTAACGTTGAAGCTACCGTCACGGTAGAAGCCGCGGGCACAACCATCGACACGCGCTCTGCCACCATCGGCACCATGCTCGACCGCAACCTCGTCGAAAGCCTCCCCATCGACGGCGAAAATCTCGTCTCGCTGGCGGCGTTGCTTCCTGGCGTCACAAACGTCAACGCACCCACGACGTTCACTTCGGATACCGGCGGCCCCACGTACTCTGTCAGCGGCTCGCGCGGCAACCAGAACCTCTTCCTCTTCGATGGGCTCATCTGGAACAACGTCTTCTACAACACCGGCCTGAACTACCCGCCACGCCTGGCTTCAGAAGAAGTTTCTGTACTGCTGAACAACTACAAAGCGCAGTACGGTCGTAACTCCGGCTCGATCTTCAACGTGCTCTCCCGTCGTGGCTCCAACCAGTTCCACGGCTCGGTCTGGGAGTACTACCAGAACAGCTACTTCAACGCGACCGACTACATCACGCAGCTCAACCCCCACCTTATCTCCAACCAGTTCGGCGCCACACTCGGCGGCCCCATCCTGCGCGACAAGGCCTTCTTCTTCGTCTCCTACGGTGCCCTTCGTCTCGTCGACGGCTTCATCGCCAACAGCTATCCGCCCACCATTCAGGAGCTTGGTTTCGACGCTCCCGGTGTCCCCCACATCTGCTCGGCCAGCGCACCCACCGAGTTCCAGGGCAAACAGTGCGCGACCTTCGTGCAGGACTTTGCAGGCTCCACGCTTGCGACCGCAGGCCTCATGCGTAACCCCGTCGCACCCGCCAACGGCGGCACCGCGGCCATCACCAGCCTGAACACCTCGTATCGCATCGCCAACCCCACCACCACCGGCAACTCGCCCTGCGTTACCGACCTGCAGAACTACTACAACCGCCAGACAACCTCCAGCACGCAGCGTTACCTGCCCACGCTGGAGTATCCCGTCGAGTGCTTCGATCAGGTTGCGATGAACTTCATCAACCGCTTCCTTCCCGTGCAGCAATCGACCACCGTCTCGCCCGGCGTTGTCCCCGTCGCGCACCTCACCGCGCCGCAGCCGAAGAACGACCAGAACGGCCTCGCTCGCGTCGATCTCAACCTCGGCCGTCACACCGTCGACGCTCGCTTCTACGTCACCAATGTCAACGACATCACCTCAAACAGCGTCTCGAACGGCGTCGGCATTCCCACCGCGTCGCAGGACCGCAACATTGCTGGCATTTACTCCGGCAACATCGGCGACACCTGGGTGCTCTCTGCAAACCTGCTCAATGTCTTCCGCGCAGGCTACAAGCGTTACACCTACATCATCGTTCCGCAGACGCGCACCACGCTCGCCGACCTCGGCGGCAGCTACACGCAGCCCGGCCCATCCTTCCTTCCGCTCTTCGAAGCCACCAACCGCTTCACGGTCGGCAGCACCAACACACCGGACTCTAACACCGTCACCGCGAACCTCGAACTCGATGACAGCATGAGCTGGCAGCACGGCAACCACAACGTCATGTTCGGCGGCCAGTTCCTTCAGTCGAACTACCTGCACCGCTTCTACACCGAACCCAAGTTCGTCTCCGAGCAGCAGAACACCGGCGTTGCAATCTCTGACTTCGCCAGCGGCCTGCTCTATACCGCAACCGTCGGCAACCTCACCAATCTCGCTGCCTCGCAGCCAGCCATGTATCTGTACGCGCAGGATGACTGGCGCGCCACCTCGCGGCTCACGCTCAACCTCGGCGTGCGTTACGAACTGCCGTTCTCCTGGAAGGAGAGCGACGGGCAGGGAACCACCTTCATCCCCGGCTATCAATCGCAGGTCTTCAGCGCAGCCCCCGCAGGCGTTGCCTACCAGGGAGACCCGCAGATCGGCAGCCCGGAGCCTGCCACTAAATATCACGCCATCGCTCCGCGCATCGGCTTCTCGTACGATGTCTACGGCAATGGCTCCTTCGCCATCCGCGGTGGTTTCGGTCTCTTCTACGACACCATCAACGCCAACGTCGTCGGCGTCGGCCAGCCCTTCCACTACTCGGCGTTTTACCAAAGCCCGGCAGGTGGCCTCTCGCAACCGCTGCAGGGCCAACCTGCTATCCCTAACGATTACTACAAGGGCCAGACCCCCCAGTTCGTCCTGCCCTACACCATCAACTACGCCGACCGTCACATCACCATCCCGTACACCGAGGCCGCAAACATCGGCTTCCAGAAGCGTCTCTTCAAAGGCTCAACGTTGGAGATGAACTACGTCGGCAAGTTCGGTCGGCATCAGCTGGTGGCTTACGACCAGAACCCGGCTATCTATGACTGCTCCGGCCCGTACTACATGGTCAGCAGCATCTACTGCCCGGCCTCTTCTACCGACGCGACCGCAAGCTACACCGCACGCGTCAAGTACCCCGGCTACAACTACGGCGGACAAGGTATCGTCGACGTCGCCAGCATCGGTGCGTCGAGCTACAGCGGCCTGCAAATCATCTACTCGCAGCGCGCCGTGAAGGGCATCAACACCTACGTTTCGTACTCGTACTCACGCTCGCTCGATATCAGCTCCAACAGCGCCACAAACATCGCGCGCATCCCTCAGCCCAACCATCTTGAGCTTGAGTACGCCGCCTCTGACTACAACGCTACGCACATCTTCAACGCAGGCTGGACATGGAAGCTGCCGAAGACCCGCAGAAATGGCTTCACCGGCACGCTCCTCAACGGCTGGGCCTGGGGCGGTATCTTCAACGCGCGTACCGGCTACCCCATCAACGTCACCGTCTCCGGCGATCGTAGCTATACCAACGAGCGCACGCAGCGCCCATCGCTCGTCCCCGGTCAGAACCCTTACTTGCCGAACAACCGTTCACGCGCGTCCAAAGCCGCGCAGTGGTTCAACACCGCAGCGTTCGTTTCGCCTGTAGGTGGCACGTTCAGCAACCTGCGTCGCAACGCGCTCATCGGCCCCGGCTACATCAACACGAACATGAACGCGCAGAAGTTCTTCAACTTCGCGCACGGCCGCTCCATCGAGCTTCGCGTTGATTCCTTCAACGTCTTCAACCATCCGAACCTCGCCACGCCGTACGCCTCGCTTGCGTCTTCCAGCAGCAACCTGGCGACCAACGTCTTTGGCGCGGTCAACAGCACGGTTGGCACGAACAACGCTCTCGGTTCGAACGGTCGTCGTCTGCAGTTCGGTTTCATCGCTCGCTATTAG
- a CDS encoding alginate lyase family protein yields MKLLSATALLTLSLATPLFASAAPLRSPWDERTVKITTAPYTCPALAALPADIEAYSYYSDAKKSVADDTKKAAYDAAKEPFAELSTKAAAAADNFQRTGNKAAAECVAQLLTTQAKASAMTGKMSSNQAQYVQNWTLGALAVSWLKVRQAQPATSEQLAVIQPWLQKVGRQVEAYFQERREKKKTDGQNNHLYWAGFAAMSAGIAVDDHSLFDWGISTYKDGLDRVTDDGTLPLEMARGQRALHYHLFALAPLTLMAEFATVNGQDLYSYNHNKLHLLVMRSLAGEIDNSFFSQKTGIPQDTPDKDGIKSSDVEWARPFQRRFPDPKVAEVLHSAGIKPFGYIGGLPPE; encoded by the coding sequence ATGAAGCTTCTCTCCGCAACGGCACTCCTCACGCTCTCCCTCGCCACCCCGCTCTTTGCCTCTGCAGCGCCGCTGCGTTCGCCGTGGGACGAGCGCACGGTAAAGATCACCACCGCGCCCTACACCTGTCCCGCTCTCGCCGCGCTGCCTGCAGACATCGAAGCCTACAGCTACTACTCCGACGCCAAAAAGTCTGTCGCGGACGATACGAAGAAGGCCGCGTACGACGCAGCCAAAGAGCCCTTCGCCGAGCTAAGCACCAAGGCCGCCGCCGCTGCTGACAACTTCCAGCGCACCGGCAACAAAGCCGCCGCGGAGTGCGTTGCGCAACTGCTCACCACGCAGGCCAAAGCCTCTGCCATGACGGGCAAGATGTCTTCCAATCAGGCGCAGTACGTGCAGAACTGGACGCTCGGCGCACTCGCCGTGTCCTGGCTCAAAGTGCGTCAGGCGCAGCCTGCAACCTCTGAACAGCTTGCTGTTATTCAGCCGTGGCTGCAGAAGGTCGGACGCCAGGTCGAGGCCTACTTCCAGGAGCGTCGCGAAAAGAAGAAGACCGACGGCCAGAACAACCATCTTTACTGGGCAGGCTTCGCGGCCATGTCTGCGGGCATCGCCGTCGACGATCATTCGCTCTTCGACTGGGGCATCTCGACCTACAAGGACGGCCTTGACCGCGTGACAGACGATGGCACGCTGCCGCTCGAAATGGCACGTGGTCAACGCGCACTGCACTACCACCTCTTCGCCCTCGCTCCGCTCACGCTCATGGCGGAGTTCGCCACCGTCAACGGGCAGGACCTCTACAGCTACAACCACAACAAGCTTCACCTGCTCGTCATGCGCTCGCTCGCGGGAGAGATCGACAACTCGTTCTTCTCGCAGAAGACAGGCATCCCGCAGGACACGCCGGATAAAGACGGAATCAAGTCCTCTGATGTAGAGTGGGCGCGCCCATTTCAGCGTCGCTTCCCCGATCCTAAAGTCGCCGAGGTTCTCCACTCTGCGGGCATCAAGCCATTTGGATACATCGGTGGCCTTCCGCCGGAGTAA